The following are encoded together in the Streptomyces tsukubensis genome:
- a CDS encoding alpha/beta hydrolase family protein — protein MTTRPFISRKGTTRRRVLAAGAAVPLAAIAGPAWAGQGAPTPVRRRLTLPVPTGPHPVGTVPLRLVDRSREDDIAGPGHFRELMATVWYPAGDIDRYPVAPWMPAGALQAFLADAGFGDLAPLAPFTAGHVGAPVRRSGRRLPVVVFSHGARSHQGDHTTIVQELVSHGYAAVTVAHQYDTYTEFPDGRVAVPLDDREAPTLPGDYAADLRFILDCVEQIAAGRNPDVDRRELPAGLLGSLDPRRTGAFGWSKGGTATARAMLTDERVLAGLSLDGPMQMNPPLTVDLDRPFMMMSAEFTRATDPEAAAFWSHLRGWRLNIEAEGATHISYGDNEALFPQAAKVYGWSEQQLQELIGTLDPDQAVKIQQAYPLAFFDQHLRHRRGHLLDGPSPAFPAVTFLP, from the coding sequence ATGACCACCAGACCGTTCATCAGCCGGAAGGGCACGACACGCCGCCGCGTGCTGGCCGCAGGGGCCGCCGTGCCGCTTGCCGCCATAGCCGGTCCCGCGTGGGCGGGCCAGGGAGCGCCCACCCCCGTCCGGAGACGGCTCACGCTGCCCGTGCCCACCGGGCCGCACCCGGTGGGCACGGTCCCCCTGCGCCTCGTCGACCGGTCGCGCGAGGACGACATCGCGGGTCCTGGCCATTTCCGCGAGTTGATGGCCACCGTCTGGTACCCCGCCGGGGACATCGATCGGTACCCGGTGGCGCCCTGGATGCCGGCCGGCGCCCTTCAGGCGTTCCTCGCCGACGCGGGGTTCGGCGACCTGGCCCCCCTGGCGCCGTTCACCGCCGGCCACGTGGGCGCTCCGGTGCGGCGGTCCGGCAGACGGCTGCCCGTCGTCGTGTTCTCGCACGGCGCGCGCAGCCACCAGGGCGACCACACCACCATCGTCCAGGAACTTGTCAGCCACGGATACGCGGCTGTGACGGTGGCTCACCAGTACGACACCTACACCGAGTTCCCCGACGGCCGGGTCGCCGTGCCGCTCGACGACAGGGAAGCACCGACGCTGCCCGGGGACTACGCCGCTGACCTGCGCTTCATCCTCGACTGCGTCGAGCAGATCGCCGCCGGACGCAATCCGGACGTCGACCGGAGGGAGCTGCCGGCCGGGCTGCTCGGCTCCCTGGACCCGCGGCGCACGGGCGCGTTCGGCTGGTCGAAGGGCGGGACGGCCACCGCCCGCGCCATGCTGACGGACGAGCGCGTCCTTGCCGGGCTGAGCCTTGACGGCCCGATGCAGATGAACCCACCGCTGACCGTCGACCTGGACCGGCCGTTCATGATGATGTCCGCCGAATTCACCCGCGCCACGGACCCCGAGGCCGCCGCGTTCTGGTCGCATCTGCGGGGCTGGCGGCTGAACATCGAGGCCGAGGGCGCCACGCACATCTCGTACGGCGACAACGAGGCGCTGTTCCCCCAGGCGGCGAAGGTGTACGGATGGAGCGAGCAGCAGCTCCAGGAGTTGATCGGTACCCTCGATCCCGACCAGGCGGTGAAGATCCAACAGGCGTACCCGCTCGCCTTCTTCGACCAGCACCTGCGCCACCGGCGGGGACACCTGCTCGACGGCCCGTCCCCCGCATTCCCCGCGGTGACGTTCCTCCCCTGA
- the rph gene encoding rifamycin-inactivating phosphotransferase — protein MIEQYVWDLREVDETRVAVVGGKGAHLGGLSRIEGIRVPDGFCVTTDAFRRVIAEAPSIGALLAQLSRVDRDDREAIRALSERIRRTIEEVAVPDDLAAAITRGLARLGGESAYAVRSSATAEDLPTASFAGQQDTYLNVVGSAAALQHVSRCWASLFTERAVTYRLRNGIDHRTVQMAVVVQTMVLPDASGILFTADPVTGHRKVASVDAGFGLGEAMVSGLVNPDVFKVRDGEVVARAVAAKKRAVHALPTGGTREVAVDPRWQEQPALTDAQVVRLARLGRRIEARFGCPQDIEWCLVDGDFRFVQSRPITTLFPIPDAGDQENHVYVSVGHGQMMTDAMKPLGLSMWRLTAMVPMREAGGRLFVDVTRRLASPASRAGLLDAMGRGDPLVRDALETVLGHEGFVPSLPDAGPGGPPAGGTSAPVEADPAIVGQLIERSRASIAALEHDSRKKTGPALFDFLLDAFEEHKRVLGDPLNMRAIMAGMEATWWLNDNLWEWLGEKNAADTLTLSAPDNITSEMGLALLDVADAIRPHPEVVAFLRDVEDDAFLEELAKLPGGAESRDAIESYLDRYGMRCVGEIDITRPRWRERPATLVPVILDNVRNFEPGAAGRRFEQGRRTAREKEQEVLARLRALPDGERAADPAKRMIDQVRAFAGYREYPKYDIVSRYFVYRRALLEEAGRLVRADVLPEEEDIFYLTFQELHEVVRSHQVDDRLIQRRKEAFRSYRALTPPRVLTSDGEAVTGAYRRDDVPAGALIGLPVSAGTVEGRARVVIDMTEADLEAGDILVTPFTDPSWSPLFVGISGLVTEVGGQMTHGAVIAREYGLPTVVGVEQATRLIQDGQRIRVHGTDGYVEILS, from the coding sequence ATGATCGAGCAGTACGTGTGGGACCTGCGGGAGGTCGACGAGACGCGGGTCGCGGTTGTCGGCGGCAAGGGAGCACACCTGGGTGGGCTGTCGCGCATCGAAGGCATCCGTGTGCCGGACGGCTTCTGCGTGACGACAGACGCCTTCCGGCGGGTCATCGCCGAAGCGCCGTCGATCGGCGCTCTCCTCGCTCAGCTGTCGCGGGTGGACCGGGACGACAGGGAGGCGATCCGTGCACTGAGCGAGCGGATCCGCCGGACGATCGAAGAGGTCGCCGTCCCCGACGATCTCGCGGCGGCGATCACTCGTGGGCTCGCCCGGCTCGGCGGGGAGTCCGCCTACGCCGTCCGGTCCAGCGCGACGGCCGAGGACCTGCCGACGGCTTCCTTCGCCGGCCAGCAGGACACGTATCTGAATGTCGTGGGGTCGGCTGCGGCCCTCCAGCACGTGAGCCGGTGCTGGGCCTCGCTGTTCACCGAGCGGGCCGTGACCTATCGCCTGCGGAACGGTATCGACCACCGTACGGTCCAGATGGCCGTGGTCGTGCAGACGATGGTCCTCCCTGACGCGTCCGGAATCCTGTTCACGGCCGACCCCGTCACGGGCCATCGCAAGGTCGCCTCCGTGGACGCCGGCTTCGGCCTCGGTGAGGCCATGGTCTCCGGCCTGGTGAACCCGGACGTCTTCAAGGTCCGGGACGGCGAAGTCGTCGCCAGGGCGGTCGCCGCCAAGAAGCGTGCGGTCCACGCCCTGCCCACCGGTGGTACGCGGGAAGTGGCGGTCGACCCGCGGTGGCAGGAGCAGCCGGCCCTGACGGATGCCCAGGTCGTGCGGCTGGCGCGGCTCGGGCGGCGGATCGAGGCGCGCTTCGGGTGCCCGCAGGACATCGAGTGGTGCCTGGTCGACGGCGACTTCCGTTTCGTTCAGAGCAGGCCGATCACGACACTGTTCCCCATTCCCGATGCCGGTGACCAGGAGAATCACGTCTACGTCTCGGTCGGCCACGGGCAGATGATGACCGACGCGATGAAGCCCCTGGGGCTCTCCATGTGGCGGCTGACGGCCATGGTGCCGATGCGTGAGGCCGGCGGGAGGCTGTTCGTCGACGTCACCCGGCGTCTGGCCTCGCCCGCGAGCCGCGCAGGGCTCCTGGACGCGATGGGTAGAGGCGATCCGCTGGTCAGGGACGCGCTGGAGACCGTCCTCGGTCACGAAGGTTTCGTCCCCTCGCTCCCGGACGCGGGTCCTGGCGGGCCCCCGGCCGGGGGTACGTCCGCCCCTGTCGAGGCCGATCCCGCCATCGTCGGTCAACTGATCGAGCGCAGCCGGGCGTCCATCGCCGCGCTGGAGCACGACAGCCGGAAGAAGACCGGCCCCGCGCTGTTCGACTTCCTGCTCGATGCCTTCGAGGAGCACAAGCGGGTTCTCGGTGATCCGTTGAACATGCGGGCGATCATGGCGGGAATGGAGGCCACCTGGTGGCTCAACGACAATCTGTGGGAGTGGCTGGGCGAGAAGAACGCGGCTGACACGCTCACGCTGTCCGCCCCCGACAACATCACGTCGGAAATGGGGCTGGCGCTGCTCGATGTCGCGGACGCGATCCGTCCCCATCCGGAGGTGGTGGCGTTCCTGCGGGACGTCGAGGACGACGCGTTCCTGGAAGAGCTGGCGAAACTCCCGGGCGGCGCCGAATCCCGCGACGCCATCGAGTCCTACCTCGACCGGTACGGCATGCGCTGCGTCGGCGAGATCGACATCACGAGGCCGCGTTGGCGCGAGCGCCCCGCCACGCTCGTGCCCGTGATCCTCGACAACGTCAGGAACTTCGAGCCGGGCGCCGCCGGGCGCCGCTTCGAACAGGGCCGCCGCACGGCACGGGAGAAGGAACAGGAGGTGCTCGCACGCTTGCGGGCCCTGCCGGACGGGGAACGGGCAGCCGACCCGGCGAAGCGGATGATCGACCAGGTCAGAGCCTTCGCCGGTTACCGGGAGTACCCGAAGTACGACATCGTCAGCCGCTACTTCGTCTACAGGCGGGCGCTGTTGGAGGAGGCCGGGCGACTCGTGCGGGCGGACGTGCTCCCGGAGGAGGAGGACATCTTCTACCTCACGTTCCAGGAGCTCCACGAGGTGGTCCGCTCACATCAGGTGGACGACCGGCTCATCCAGCGGCGCAAGGAGGCGTTCCGGTCGTACCGGGCGCTCACACCACCCCGGGTACTCACATCGGACGGTGAGGCCGTCACCGGGGCGTATCGGCGCGACGACGTGCCGGCCGGTGCTCTGATCGGCCTACCGGTCTCCGCCGGAACCGTCGAGGGACGGGCCCGTGTCGTCATCGACATGACGGAGGCCGATCTCGAAGCGGGCGACATCCTTGTCACACCTTTCACCGACCCCAGTTGGTCGCCGCTGTTCGTCGGCATCTCGGGCCTGGTGACGGAGGTGGGCGGCCAGATGACGCACGGCGCGGTCATCGCCAGGGAGTACGGCTTGCCGACCGTCGTCGGCGTCGAGCAGGCCACCCGGCTGATCCAGGACGGGCAGCGGATCCGCGTGCACGGAACCGACGGGTACGTGGAGATCCTGTCGTGA
- the metE gene encoding 5-methyltetrahydropteroyltriglutamate--homocysteine S-methyltransferase produces MTSTSAAAAARATVYGYPRQGQNRELKKAIEGYWKGRVDADTLLSTAAGLRRDNWRQMADAGLHEVPTGDFSYYDHVLDTTVMVGAVPERHRDAVAADPLDGYFAMARGTQDVAPLEMTKWFDTNYHYLVPELGPDTVFTADSTKQVAELKEALALGSAARPVLVGPLTYLLLAKPAPGTAAGFDPLTLLDRLLPVYAEILSDLRAAGAEWVQLDEPALVQDRTPAELNAARRTYADLGVRTDRPKLLVATYFGRLGDALPVLAKAPVEGLALDFTEGAAANLEALASVGGLPGKRLVAGIVNGRNVWANDLTKSLSTLGTLLGLADRVDVSASCSLLHVPLDTAAERDIEPQLLRWLAFARQKTAEIVTLARGLARSTDAVAAELAANRAVLASRAVSPITRDPAVRARASAVTDTDARRSRPYTERASAQRSHLGLPLLPTTTIGSFPQTTEVRGARADLRGGKIDIAGYEERIRTEIRYVISFQEKAGLDVLVHGEPERNDMVQYFAEQLIGYLATQHGWVQSYGTRYVRPPILAGDISRPEPMTVRWTTYAQSLTDRPVKGMLTGPVTMLAWSFVRDDQPLGDTAEQVALALRDEVNDLEAAGTSIIQVDEPALRETLPLRAADRAPYLAWATEAFRLTTGGAEPRTQIHTHMCYAEFGDIIQAIDDLDADVISLEAARSHMQVARELAGLGYPREAGPGVYDIHSPRVPSTEEAADLLRTGLKAIPAERLWVNPDCGLKTRGWPETRASLDNLVAAARTVRGELSS; encoded by the coding sequence GTGACCAGCACGTCCGCAGCCGCGGCAGCACGGGCCACCGTGTACGGCTACCCCCGCCAGGGACAGAACCGCGAACTGAAGAAGGCGATCGAGGGCTACTGGAAGGGCCGCGTCGACGCCGACACCCTCCTGAGTACCGCCGCGGGACTCCGGCGCGACAACTGGCGGCAGATGGCCGACGCCGGCCTCCACGAAGTACCCACAGGCGACTTCTCGTACTACGACCACGTGCTGGACACCACGGTCATGGTCGGCGCCGTCCCCGAACGGCACCGGGACGCCGTCGCCGCGGACCCGCTCGACGGGTACTTCGCGATGGCCCGCGGCACGCAGGATGTCGCGCCGCTGGAGATGACCAAATGGTTCGATACGAACTACCACTACCTCGTACCCGAGTTGGGGCCTGACACGGTCTTCACGGCCGATTCGACCAAGCAGGTCGCCGAGTTGAAGGAGGCCCTGGCTCTGGGGTCGGCCGCCCGGCCGGTTCTGGTCGGGCCGCTGACCTACCTCCTCCTCGCCAAACCCGCTCCGGGGACGGCCGCCGGCTTCGACCCGCTCACCCTCCTCGACCGGCTGCTGCCGGTGTACGCGGAGATCCTCTCCGACCTGCGCGCGGCCGGAGCGGAGTGGGTCCAACTGGACGAGCCCGCGCTCGTCCAGGACCGCACCCCGGCGGAGCTGAACGCCGCCAGGCGCACCTACGCGGACCTCGGCGTCCGCACCGACCGGCCGAAACTACTGGTCGCCACCTACTTCGGCCGGCTGGGCGACGCCCTGCCCGTACTGGCCAAAGCACCGGTCGAAGGCCTGGCGCTGGACTTCACCGAGGGTGCGGCGGCCAATCTTGAGGCCCTCGCCTCCGTCGGTGGCCTGCCCGGCAAGCGTCTGGTCGCGGGGATCGTCAACGGCCGCAACGTCTGGGCCAACGACCTGACGAAGTCCCTCTCCACGCTCGGGACCCTCCTCGGCCTCGCCGACCGCGTCGACGTGTCGGCCTCCTGCTCCCTGCTGCACGTTCCGTTGGACACGGCGGCGGAACGGGACATCGAGCCGCAGCTCCTGCGCTGGCTGGCGTTTGCCCGGCAGAAGACCGCGGAGATCGTCACCCTCGCCAGGGGCCTGGCCCGCTCCACCGACGCGGTCGCCGCCGAACTCGCCGCCAACCGCGCCGTCCTCGCCTCCCGGGCCGTCTCCCCCATCACCCGCGACCCGGCCGTCCGCGCCCGCGCCTCGGCCGTGACCGACACCGACGCCCGCCGCTCCCGGCCGTACACCGAGCGGGCCTCGGCACAACGGTCCCACCTCGGCCTCCCCCTCCTGCCGACCACCACCATCGGTTCCTTCCCGCAGACGACGGAGGTGCGTGGCGCGCGCGCCGACCTTCGCGGAGGGAAAATCGACATCGCCGGCTACGAGGAGCGCATCAGGACCGAGATCCGGTACGTCATCAGCTTCCAGGAGAAGGCCGGTCTTGACGTCCTCGTACACGGGGAGCCCGAGCGCAACGACATGGTCCAGTACTTCGCCGAGCAGCTCATCGGCTACCTCGCCACGCAGCACGGCTGGGTCCAGTCGTACGGCACCCGCTACGTCCGTCCGCCGATCCTGGCCGGCGACATCTCCCGGCCCGAGCCGATGACGGTGCGTTGGACGACCTACGCGCAGTCGCTGACCGACCGCCCGGTCAAGGGCATGCTCACCGGGCCCGTCACCATGCTCGCCTGGTCCTTCGTCCGCGACGACCAGCCTCTCGGGGACACCGCCGAACAGGTCGCGTTGGCCCTGCGGGACGAGGTGAACGACCTGGAGGCCGCCGGGACTTCGATCATCCAGGTGGACGAGCCCGCGCTACGGGAGACGCTCCCGCTGCGTGCGGCCGACCGCGCCCCCTACCTCGCGTGGGCCACGGAGGCGTTCCGGCTCACCACCGGCGGGGCGGAGCCACGGACACAGATCCACACCCACATGTGCTACGCCGAGTTCGGTGACATCATCCAGGCCATCGACGACCTCGACGCCGACGTCATCAGCCTGGAAGCGGCACGCTCCCATATGCAGGTCGCCCGCGAACTGGCGGGTCTGGGCTATCCGCGTGAGGCCGGGCCCGGCGTGTACGACATTCACTCGCCGCGCGTGCCCAGCACCGAGGAGGCGGCCGACCTGCTCCGCACCGGGCTGAAGGCCATTCCCGCCGAGCGGCTCTGGGTCAACCCCGACTGCGGCCTGAAGACACGTGGCTGGCCGGAGACCCGCGCCTCCCTCGACAACCTGGTCGCCGCGGCCCGTACCGTGCGCGGCGAGCTGTCCTCCTGA